A part of Candidatus Moraniibacteriota bacterium genomic DNA contains:
- a CDS encoding DUF389 domain-containing protein, whose translation MFMTSLFSDLTEEDKSKAVKDLIHESMPRPSFFLLIGLSVLMATFGLALNNSAVVIGSMLIAPILSPILSLSLGIVMSDSSLLMRSVRTLFLSSALGVGLAAVSTLFLSNPFGAEVMSRTLPSLIYFSIAFVAGFAVAFARVNPTMSDTIPGIAVSVSLIPPLAVIGMGIARLNWAITSGAFLLFLTNIVGIVFATMIVFSLMNFYIKRSVATATLQEEIRTQQLETKEKDEE comes from the coding sequence ATGTTTATGACATCACTCTTTAGCGATCTCACAGAAGAAGACAAATCCAAAGCAGTCAAAGATCTCATTCACGAGTCAATGCCGCGACCATCGTTTTTCCTCCTCATTGGACTCTCCGTACTCATGGCGACCTTCGGTCTCGCGCTCAACAACTCCGCCGTCGTCATCGGCAGTATGCTTATCGCACCCATTCTTTCTCCGATTCTCTCCCTCTCTCTCGGTATCGTCATGTCCGACAGCTCACTCCTCATGCGATCCGTCCGCACACTCTTCCTCTCATCCGCGCTCGGCGTGGGACTCGCCGCTGTCTCAACACTCTTTCTCTCGAATCCCTTCGGCGCAGAAGTCATGAGTCGCACCCTCCCCTCGCTCATCTATTTCTCCATCGCATTCGTCGCCGGATTCGCCGTCGCCTTCGCTCGCGTCAATCCCACCATGAGCGACACCATCCCCGGTATCGCTGTCTCCGTCTCCCTCATTCCGCCACTTGCCGTCATCGGCATGGGAATCGCCCGACTCAACTGGGCTATCACAAGCGGCGCCTTTCTCCTCTTCCTCACCAATATCGTCGGCATTGTCTTCGCCACCATGATTGTCTTCTCTCTCATGAACTTCTACATCAAGCGCTCCGTCGCGACCGCCACCCTCCAAGAAGAAATACGTACTCAACAACTCGAAACCAAAGAAAAAGACGAGGAATAG
- a CDS encoding DUF2177 family protein, giving the protein MFIKLYAIALPVFLAIDMLWLGVVAKGFYAKQIGSLLKPDVNWTAAILFYLLFIVGLVVFIITPAIEKGSWTHALLFGALFGLVCYATYDLTNLAVAKDWPLLVTMVDLVWGAVLAASVSTITYFIAIKTGL; this is encoded by the coding sequence ATGTTTATAAAACTATACGCAATTGCATTACCGGTATTCCTTGCTATTGATATGCTTTGGCTTGGAGTGGTTGCCAAAGGATTTTATGCCAAACAAATTGGTTCGCTCTTGAAACCAGATGTGAATTGGACAGCGGCAATTCTTTTTTATCTCTTATTTATCGTTGGTCTTGTAGTTTTTATTATTACACCAGCGATTGAGAAAGGATCATGGACTCACGCGCTTCTTTTCGGCGCTTTGTTTGGCTTAGTTTGCTATGCTACCTATGACCTAACGAATTTGGCAGTTGCGAAAGATTGGCCACTTCTGGTGACAATGGTGGATTTGGTGTGGGGGGCAGTGCTTGCAGCTTCTGTATCAACCATAACCTATTTCATCGCGATTAAAACTGGTTTATGA
- a CDS encoding prepilin-type N-terminal cleavage/methylation domain-containing protein, protein MQQKKNQKGMTIIEGLLVLAIFSIITLSFYEVYSNGARLALDSKRRLAAVSVANEQFEKLRNLAYTDVGFVDEISTALRGTLPASEREKTVSSAGSSFTVKTIVQNIDDPFDGTAGGSPNDIVPNDSKKVTVKVSWGATDTEAITLTTRFVPDGIETTAGGGNLVVNVSDSSGTSVSSVTVTVTDLDSSNQTQCITESGSCLFVGLDERLTPRYKVSLSKSGYEPVETLDATSTLDPIYKHVSILSGQLQTVSFTMDQSYTIAFSPKEVLSGDTLDTVSYSIAGGRLLGTNPSDGNSPVYSLSPTAVTGEVSLSNAPPGAYFVESSSISPSTYRYWKLDPATVLDAFSVSVGTDGTPNTFTLVAIDDARPGAFFTVTDGTSPVPDASVRFFDALNPSGYDHTSTTDQFGKVYFPHDESETLLLQDYSYEITTTGYQNKSGTVTISDGLVEESVTLIAL, encoded by the coding sequence ATGCAACAGAAAAAAAACCAGAAAGGCATGACGATTATCGAAGGACTCCTCGTGCTCGCAATTTTTTCGATTATTACCTTGTCTTTCTATGAGGTCTATTCAAATGGCGCTCGACTCGCGCTTGACTCCAAGCGCCGGCTTGCTGCTGTTTCTGTAGCCAATGAACAGTTTGAAAAACTTCGAAATCTCGCCTATACCGATGTTGGCTTTGTAGATGAGATATCGACAGCGCTTCGTGGGACGCTTCCGGCGAGCGAACGAGAGAAAACGGTCTCTTCTGCTGGATCATCGTTTACAGTGAAAACAATTGTGCAGAATATTGATGACCCATTTGATGGGACGGCAGGGGGGTCGCCAAATGATATAGTGCCCAATGATTCGAAGAAAGTGACAGTGAAAGTATCGTGGGGAGCGACAGATACAGAGGCCATTACTCTGACGACGCGTTTTGTTCCCGATGGTATAGAAACAACAGCTGGTGGCGGCAATCTTGTTGTTAATGTCTCTGATTCGAGTGGCACAAGCGTGTCTTCGGTGACAGTAACGGTGACTGATCTCGATAGCAGTAATCAGACACAATGTATTACCGAAAGCGGCAGCTGTTTGTTTGTGGGTCTTGATGAAAGACTCACGCCGCGGTACAAGGTGTCGCTTTCGAAGTCCGGATATGAGCCTGTTGAAACGCTTGATGCGACGTCAACGCTTGATCCGATTTATAAGCATGTTTCTATTCTGTCGGGTCAATTACAAACGGTGTCGTTTACGATGGATCAGTCATACACAATTGCATTTTCTCCAAAAGAAGTATTGTCTGGGGACACACTGGATACCGTAAGTTATTCGATTGCGGGTGGACGACTTCTTGGGACGAATCCTTCTGATGGAAATAGCCCGGTATATTCACTTTCTCCAACAGCTGTGACGGGTGAAGTATCACTTTCAAACGCACCGCCGGGAGCGTATTTCGTTGAGAGTTCATCGATTTCTCCTTCAACCTACCGGTACTGGAAGCTTGATCCAGCAACGGTTTTGGATGCGTTTTCTGTATCAGTCGGTACAGATGGGACTCCGAATACTTTTACACTGGTTGCGATAGACGATGCCCGTCCGGGAGCATTCTTTACAGTGACCGATGGTACGTCTCCAGTGCCGGATGCTTCAGTGAGATTTTTTGATGCGCTTAATCCGAGTGGGTATGACCATACGTCGACGACGGATCAGTTTGGAAAGGTGTATTTCCCACATGATGAAAGCGAAACACTTTTGCTTCAGGACTACTCCTATGAGATAACAACAACTGGATATCAAAACAAGAGCGGAACGGTGACAATCTCAGATGGACTTGTTGAGGAATCGGTGACACTTATTGCTTTATGA
- the msrB gene encoding peptide-methionine (R)-S-oxide reductase MsrB, whose protein sequence is MTQSSQDSLSRQVKQLSEYKTAMFAGGCFWCVEADFEKLSGIVKVESGYAGGTTENPTYENYAKGGHREVVEVTYDPTKTSYRSLVEHIIFYSDPTDANGLFADRGEQYAPAIYFDTEEEKHIAERVVRDVEAQKIYDKPLALLIVPRVKFWRAEDFHQGYAAKNPLRYQAYRTGSGREAFIAAHHDGMSAVFESASSEDSLEKLSKEELRAKLSPLQYEVTQNAGTERPFENEYCNNKAEGLYVDVVSGEPLFLSKDKYDSGTGWPSFVKPIDSDAVSLHDDTELTSVRTEVRSKKGNSHLGHVFDDGPADKGGKRYCMNSAALRFVPKEELEAKGYGLYLKFFDKTVV, encoded by the coding sequence ATGACGCAGTCTTCGCAAGATTCTTTGTCTCGGCAGGTGAAACAACTTTCGGAATACAAAACGGCGATGTTTGCTGGGGGGTGTTTTTGGTGTGTGGAGGCGGATTTTGAGAAGCTCTCAGGCATCGTGAAGGTTGAGTCGGGATATGCGGGCGGGACGACGGAGAATCCGACGTATGAGAATTATGCCAAGGGTGGACATCGCGAAGTGGTTGAGGTGACGTATGACCCAACGAAGACTTCGTATCGGAGTTTGGTAGAGCATATTATTTTCTATAGCGACCCAACGGATGCGAATGGCTTGTTTGCTGATCGTGGAGAGCAGTATGCGCCGGCGATTTATTTCGACACCGAGGAGGAGAAACATATTGCCGAGAGGGTAGTGCGAGATGTGGAGGCGCAGAAAATCTATGACAAACCGCTTGCTCTTCTCATTGTGCCGAGGGTGAAATTTTGGCGAGCGGAAGATTTTCACCAAGGCTATGCCGCGAAGAATCCGCTTCGGTATCAGGCGTATCGAACAGGTTCTGGGCGCGAAGCGTTTATCGCGGCGCATCACGACGGAATGTCTGCGGTTTTTGAATCTGCATCGAGTGAGGATTCCTTGGAGAAGCTTTCGAAAGAAGAATTGCGTGCGAAGCTTTCTCCGCTTCAGTATGAAGTGACGCAGAACGCCGGAACGGAACGACCGTTTGAAAATGAATACTGCAACAACAAAGCGGAGGGGTTGTATGTCGATGTGGTTTCTGGCGAGCCATTGTTTCTCTCGAAAGATAAATATGATTCCGGGACGGGCTGGCCTTCATTTGTGAAGCCGATTGATTCGGATGCAGTTTCACTTCACGATGATACGGAGCTGACTTCAGTGCGAACGGAAGTGCGATCAAAGAAAGGAAATTCACATTTGGGACATGTTTTCGATGACGGTCCGGCAGACAAGGGCGGCAAACGCTACTGCATGAACTCCGCCGCGCTCAGGTTCGTCCCCAAAGAAGAACTCGAAGCAAAGGGTTATGGATTGTATCTGAAATTTTTTGACAAAACTGTGGTATAA
- a CDS encoding restriction endonuclease yields MKLTFDENLIANYTSSSQKIRVLSEGWVLREIYCPSCGESIFEYQNNRPVADFYCVKCMEDFELKSKQRKFGKKVSAGAYSKMVERINSNGKPNFFFMNYLLEMLSVNDFFVIPKHFFVSEIIEKRKPLAENARRAGWIGSNILFSKIPKAGQIFYIENGKELAKKDVLEKWQKTVFLKKVKKTDAKGWILDIMNCVDSINKKEFTLQEVYAFESDLSVIHPENKNIKPKVRQQLQFLRDKGYLEFVGDGKYRLT; encoded by the coding sequence ATGAAGCTGACTTTTGATGAAAATTTAATAGCGAACTATACCAGCTCCTCTCAAAAAATCCGAGTTTTGAGTGAGGGCTGGGTTTTGCGAGAAATTTATTGTCCAAGTTGCGGCGAATCAATTTTTGAATATCAAAATAACAGGCCTGTTGCTGATTTTTATTGTGTGAAATGCATGGAAGACTTTGAACTTAAATCAAAACAGAGAAAGTTTGGAAAAAAGGTATCTGCAGGCGCTTACTCAAAAATGGTAGAGAGGATTAACTCCAATGGAAAACCAAATTTCTTTTTCATGAACTATCTTTTGGAGATGTTAAGCGTTAATGATTTTTTTGTTATTCCAAAGCATTTTTTTGTTTCTGAAATTATCGAAAAACGAAAACCTCTAGCAGAAAACGCAAGGCGAGCTGGTTGGATTGGTTCAAATATTTTATTCTCTAAAATACCAAAAGCAGGACAAATTTTCTATATCGAAAACGGGAAAGAGCTTGCCAAAAAAGATGTTTTGGAAAAATGGCAAAAGACCGTATTTCTGAAAAAAGTTAAAAAAACTGATGCTAAGGGTTGGATTTTGGATATTATGAATTGCGTTGATTCAATTAATAAAAAAGAATTTACATTGCAAGAAGTGTATGCTTTTGAGAGTGATTTATCTGTAATTCACCCTGAAAACAAGAATATTAAGCCAAAAGTAAGACAGCAGTTACAATTTTTACGGGATAAGGGGTATCTCGAGTTTGTGGGGGATGGAAAATATCGCTTGACATAA
- a CDS encoding DUF1295 domain-containing protein has translation MNYYLNIILVLFVYMSLWFVVSLVKKRNDVADVAWGLGFVLMTWTSFFLSGDFGIQGVLVGVLVSIWGLRLAWHIYNRNKGKAEDYRYLAWRKEWGTWFYLRSYAQVYLLQGLLLFLIVLPVLLINKSAGTALGILDILGVAVWLFGFYFESVGDAQLAQFIKNPENKGKLMQKGLWAYTRHPNYFGEVAQWWGLWFIALSVPNGLLGIVGPITITFLILKVSGIPMLEKKMAENQEFAEYKRRVSVFIPMFPKK, from the coding sequence ATGAATTATTACCTAAACATCATTTTGGTATTGTTTGTATACATGAGCCTATGGTTTGTGGTGTCTCTCGTCAAAAAGAGAAATGATGTGGCTGATGTAGCGTGGGGCTTGGGGTTTGTGCTTATGACATGGACATCCTTTTTCCTTTCGGGTGATTTCGGAATACAGGGAGTCTTGGTGGGCGTATTGGTAAGTATTTGGGGATTGCGCCTCGCGTGGCATATTTACAATCGAAACAAGGGTAAGGCGGAGGATTATCGGTATCTTGCGTGGCGTAAAGAATGGGGCACATGGTTTTACCTGCGTTCGTATGCGCAAGTGTATCTTTTGCAAGGTCTACTTTTATTTCTCATTGTTCTGCCGGTATTGCTTATAAACAAGAGTGCGGGAACAGCACTAGGTATACTCGATATACTTGGTGTTGCCGTGTGGCTTTTTGGATTTTATTTTGAATCCGTGGGTGATGCACAGTTGGCACAATTTATTAAAAATCCAGAAAATAAGGGAAAGTTGATGCAAAAAGGACTTTGGGCATACACTCGCCACCCGAATTATTTTGGTGAAGTAGCGCAGTGGTGGGGTTTGTGGTTCATCGCCCTCTCTGTTCCAAATGGTTTGCTTGGTATTGTTGGACCGATCACGATTACCTTTTTAATTTTGAAGGTATCTGGCATTCCAATGCTTGAGAAAAAAATGGCTGAGAACCAGGAATTTGCCGAATATAAGAGAAGGGTGAGCGTATTTATTCCAATGTTTCCAAAGAAATAA
- a CDS encoding heme-binding protein, with translation MNSVLIALVVIVVLWSIWGFFGSRVEQADYTVVKKMSGYEVRQYPAHIVAQTTVRGSYGESMANGFRIVAGYIFGGNAKKESIAMTAPVVAQKEGVKNVSENIAMTAPVMVTGEGDSQTISFGMPRSYTLETLPTPNDSRVKIVMIPEKKYAVMKFSWYRSDARIKSMQEKLLSLLARDGVVVQQGASYAGYNAPWTPPWMNRNEVLVEMSN, from the coding sequence ATGAATAGTGTCCTCATCGCTCTGGTCGTCATTGTCGTGCTCTGGTCTATTTGGGGATTTTTTGGTTCTCGTGTCGAACAGGCCGACTATACGGTGGTGAAGAAGATGAGTGGTTATGAAGTGCGACAATATCCGGCGCATATTGTCGCTCAGACGACAGTGCGTGGTTCCTATGGAGAATCGATGGCTAATGGTTTTAGAATTGTGGCGGGATATATTTTTGGCGGGAATGCCAAGAAAGAAAGCATTGCCATGACCGCGCCGGTGGTAGCACAAAAAGAAGGAGTGAAGAATGTTTCGGAAAACATCGCTATGACCGCGCCCGTTATGGTGACGGGGGAGGGAGACTCGCAGACGATATCTTTTGGTATGCCACGCTCGTATACCCTAGAAACACTGCCGACACCAAATGATTCGAGAGTTAAGATCGTAATGATTCCAGAAAAGAAATACGCGGTGATGAAGTTTTCTTGGTATCGGTCGGATGCGAGAATAAAAAGTATGCAAGAAAAATTACTCTCACTCCTTGCTCGTGACGGAGTCGTGGTACAACAGGGCGCTTCATACGCCGGATACAATGCGCCATGGACACCACCGTGGATGAATCGCAACGAAGTGTTGGTGGAAATGAGTAACTAA
- a CDS encoding type II secretion system F family protein → MPKYLYTAKNLKTGESKGGEVTAKDEKGVAAALAAEDFVPTSIKVIEEELHGVHVKFFDRFTSVSLKEKMVFTRNLAVMVSSGLTMSRALKNLSTQTKNKKFQNILESVHADIQTGKTLSEGMARFPSVFNELFVNMVYVGEVSGNLEMVLEILATQLEKEHDITSKVKGALIYPAVILVAMVGIAILMLTYILPSIVGTFKDMDVELPAMTVFIIGISDFLRGHYIASIALVLGGIIAGKMFLSTAAGKRAFSISLLYMPIVGNIVVKVNCARFARIYSSLLRSGVSVVDGLGIVSRVLSNDAYKNSITQAIGEIQRGTELSVVILRYPRIFPLLVPQMIAVGEETGKTEMVLEKLATFYEDEVTQITKNMSSIIEPILMLLIGGGVGFFAVAMLQPMYSVLENIK, encoded by the coding sequence ATGCCGAAGTATCTTTATACTGCAAAAAATCTCAAAACCGGAGAGTCGAAAGGTGGCGAGGTTACTGCGAAGGACGAAAAAGGTGTTGCCGCGGCACTTGCTGCTGAGGATTTCGTGCCGACTTCGATCAAAGTGATTGAAGAAGAATTGCATGGTGTTCATGTGAAGTTCTTTGATCGTTTCACATCCGTGTCTCTCAAAGAGAAGATGGTTTTTACGCGGAATCTCGCGGTCATGGTGTCATCGGGGCTGACAATGTCTCGTGCTCTCAAAAATCTCAGCACGCAGACAAAAAATAAAAAATTTCAAAATATTCTCGAGTCGGTTCATGCTGATATTCAAACCGGAAAGACGCTTTCTGAAGGTATGGCGCGCTTCCCATCCGTTTTCAATGAGCTCTTTGTCAACATGGTATATGTCGGTGAGGTATCGGGAAACCTGGAAATGGTACTCGAAATTTTGGCGACGCAATTGGAGAAAGAGCATGATATCACGAGCAAGGTGAAGGGCGCGCTTATTTATCCGGCAGTCATCTTGGTGGCGATGGTTGGTATCGCCATACTCATGCTCACATATATTCTGCCAAGTATCGTGGGCACCTTTAAAGATATGGATGTCGAGTTGCCAGCAATGACAGTTTTTATTATTGGTATCAGCGACTTTCTGCGTGGGCACTACATTGCGAGTATTGCTCTTGTTCTTGGTGGTATTATCGCGGGGAAGATGTTTCTGAGCACGGCGGCAGGGAAGCGTGCGTTTAGTATTTCGCTCCTCTATATGCCCATTGTGGGAAATATCGTTGTCAAAGTGAATTGCGCTCGGTTTGCACGTATTTACAGTTCACTTCTGCGAAGTGGTGTCTCGGTAGTTGACGGACTTGGCATCGTTTCGCGCGTGCTTTCAAATGATGCATACAAAAACTCCATTACGCAGGCAATCGGCGAGATACAACGCGGGACGGAATTGAGCGTGGTTATCTTGCGGTATCCGCGGATTTTTCCACTTCTTGTCCCTCAAATGATTGCGGTTGGTGAGGAAACAGGGAAAACTGAAATGGTACTTGAGAAGCTTGCGACATTTTATGAAGACGAAGTGACGCAGATTACCAAGAACATGTCTTCTATTATCGAGCCGATACTTATGCTTTTGATTGGTGGTGGTGTCGGATTTTTTGCGGTTGCGATGTTGCAGCCGATGTACTCTGTGTTGGAGAATATCAAATGA
- the uvrA gene encoding excinuclease ABC subunit UvrA has product MPKTAVARVDSGVKKKSKRAVIEIRGARVNNLKGVDVDIPREKFVVITGLSGSGKSSLAFDTIHAEANRRYMESVSSYARHFMEALDRPDVDFISNLSPSISIDQKSITRSPRSTVGTLTEAYDYIRVLFAKAGAPHCPMCGKRLDRRESQDILREILDFPDGTRTMFLTKMEQTRKKTEKEALQILLQAGYARVRFHNQIMLISEATPHASDMLLSEMDVVIDRITLNAKRPDVERVLDSIETAFKLGHGTLTVVVNGSEERHYSREYLCASCGTGITDITPHTFSFNNPEGACKACAGLGKKLELDADLVLPNKKLSFLEGAIRPWSRTPCASPSNGCEDDDDDAGTLESAGHGNGNGKRESGNGSFELLRAFAGRRHIALDVPVSKLKKADFNEVLFGESGERRSKKPFFPGVIPILEKKYRETKSDHIRSSIEKFMSSSPCPSCKGKRLRPEALSVLFDGKSIDQLSDMPVDQLEQYLLGLLAEASLAKGNRMTAPLLREATERLGAVRQVGLGYLELSRSAETLSGGEAQRIKLATQMKSELSGILYILDEPSIGLHNRDTERLIDTLRALQGQDNSLVVVEHDPAIMHAADWVVDMGPGAGREGGEVLFSGTPKALWQSKTETGAYLSGRRSVSTKKSFRKSKKMLSVIGATEHNLKNVDMHIPLETFVVVSGVSGSGKSTLITDILGRALLREFHGARASIGKHRAIRGMEHIDKAIVVNQEAIGRTPRSNAVTYTGAWTPIRDLFAATAEAEKAGFSASHFSFNMRGGRCEVCQGSGMRKIEMYLLPDMYVPCETCGGTRYNERTLAIEYRGMNVSEVLDMTVTEARAFFFDQSAVEEKLRALDEVGLGYLVLGQSATNLSGGEAQRIKLATELARKATGKTLYILDEPTIGLHFEDIRRLLLILDALVDKGNTVLVVEHNSEVIRHSDWVIDLGPEGGAAGGEIVFAGTPTDLKKCKRSLTGKYL; this is encoded by the coding sequence ATGCCAAAAACTGCTGTGGCACGAGTCGACTCGGGAGTGAAGAAGAAGTCCAAACGCGCGGTAATCGAGATTCGGGGTGCGCGCGTAAACAATTTGAAAGGAGTGGACGTGGATATTCCGCGTGAGAAATTTGTGGTGATTACGGGGTTGTCGGGGTCGGGGAAATCGTCGCTTGCCTTCGATACTATTCATGCGGAGGCGAATCGTCGGTACATGGAGTCGGTCTCGTCGTATGCGCGGCATTTCATGGAGGCTCTTGATCGGCCGGACGTGGACTTTATCTCCAACCTGAGTCCATCGATATCTATCGATCAGAAGAGTATCACGCGCTCGCCGCGATCGACAGTGGGGACGCTCACGGAAGCGTATGACTATATTCGCGTGCTCTTTGCCAAGGCGGGTGCGCCGCACTGTCCCATGTGTGGGAAGCGTCTTGACCGACGAGAGTCGCAGGATATTTTGCGAGAGATTCTCGACTTTCCCGATGGGACGCGGACGATGTTTCTGACCAAAATGGAACAGACGCGCAAGAAGACAGAGAAAGAGGCGCTTCAAATACTACTCCAAGCGGGCTATGCGCGCGTGCGTTTTCATAATCAAATCATGCTCATATCCGAAGCGACGCCACACGCTTCCGATATGTTGCTTTCTGAGATGGATGTTGTGATCGACCGCATAACGCTCAATGCAAAGCGTCCGGATGTCGAGCGGGTGCTTGATTCGATTGAAACGGCGTTTAAGTTGGGGCATGGAACGCTCACGGTGGTGGTGAATGGATCGGAGGAGCGTCACTATAGTCGCGAATATCTCTGCGCATCATGTGGCACGGGCATCACGGATATCACACCGCATACGTTTTCGTTCAATAATCCCGAGGGTGCCTGCAAGGCCTGCGCCGGTCTTGGGAAGAAGCTCGAGCTTGATGCGGATTTGGTACTTCCAAACAAGAAACTCTCGTTTCTCGAGGGGGCGATTCGTCCGTGGAGTCGGACACCGTGTGCGTCGCCGTCGAATGGATGCGAAGATGATGACGACGATGCGGGTACGCTCGAGAGTGCCGGGCATGGCAATGGAAACGGGAAGCGCGAGTCTGGCAATGGGAGCTTTGAATTGTTGCGTGCATTTGCCGGGCGGCGACACATTGCGCTTGATGTGCCAGTATCGAAACTCAAGAAAGCCGATTTCAATGAAGTGCTCTTTGGCGAGTCTGGCGAGCGTCGTTCGAAGAAACCATTTTTCCCCGGGGTAATTCCGATTCTCGAGAAAAAATATCGCGAGACAAAGTCTGATCATATCCGCTCGAGCATCGAGAAATTCATGTCATCATCGCCGTGCCCATCATGCAAAGGGAAACGTTTGCGTCCGGAGGCACTTTCGGTATTGTTCGATGGGAAGTCAATTGATCAGCTGTCTGATATGCCGGTCGATCAGTTGGAGCAGTACCTTCTGGGTCTTTTGGCAGAAGCGTCTCTTGCCAAGGGAAATCGGATGACGGCGCCGCTTTTGCGGGAAGCGACGGAGCGACTCGGTGCGGTGCGGCAGGTCGGACTTGGCTATTTGGAACTCTCTCGAAGTGCCGAGACACTCTCGGGTGGGGAAGCTCAGCGTATCAAGCTCGCGACACAGATGAAGTCGGAATTGTCCGGTATACTCTATATTCTCGATGAGCCGTCAATCGGGCTTCACAACCGCGATACGGAACGTCTCATTGATACGCTTCGTGCGCTTCAAGGACAAGACAATTCTTTGGTGGTCGTGGAGCATGACCCGGCAATTATGCATGCAGCGGATTGGGTGGTTGATATGGGACCTGGCGCTGGGCGCGAGGGCGGGGAGGTGCTGTTCTCTGGGACACCAAAGGCTTTGTGGCAATCCAAGACGGAGACGGGTGCGTATCTTTCCGGTCGACGCAGTGTATCGACGAAGAAATCTTTCCGAAAATCCAAAAAAATGCTTTCAGTGATCGGCGCAACAGAACACAATCTCAAAAATGTTGACATGCATATTCCACTTGAGACATTCGTTGTCGTATCCGGCGTGTCCGGGTCGGGGAAGTCGACGCTTATTACGGATATTCTCGGGAGAGCGCTCCTCAGAGAGTTTCATGGTGCTCGCGCTTCGATTGGGAAGCACCGAGCGATTCGCGGTATGGAACATATCGATAAGGCGATTGTCGTTAACCAGGAAGCAATCGGGCGGACGCCACGCTCGAACGCGGTCACCTATACGGGTGCATGGACGCCGATTCGGGATCTTTTTGCCGCGACGGCAGAAGCGGAGAAGGCAGGGTTTTCGGCGAGTCATTTCAGCTTCAATATGCGTGGCGGGCGATGCGAAGTCTGTCAGGGAAGTGGTATGCGGAAGATTGAAATGTATCTCTTGCCGGATATGTATGTGCCGTGCGAGACCTGTGGTGGGACACGCTACAATGAGCGGACACTTGCAATCGAGTATCGCGGTATGAACGTGTCCGAGGTGCTCGATATGACGGTGACCGAGGCACGCGCGTTTTTCTTTGACCAGTCGGCAGTCGAGGAAAAGCTCCGTGCGCTTGATGAAGTGGGGCTGGGCTATCTTGTTTTGGGACAGAGCGCGACCAATCTTTCGGGTGGCGAAGCACAACGTATCAAGCTTGCGACCGAGCTCGCGCGGAAGGCAACTGGCAAGACGCTGTATATTCTCGATGAACCGACTATCGGTCTCCACTTCGAGGACATTCGTCGACTCCTCCTTATCCTCGACGCACTTGTCGATAAAGGAAACACCGTGCTTGTTGTTGAGCATAATTCTGAAGTGATCCGCCATAGTGACTGGGTAATCGATCTGGGACCCGAAGGGGGTGCTGCTGGCGGTGAAATTGTCTTTGCGGGGACGCCTACCGATCTCAAGAAATGCAAACGCAGCTTGACGGGGAAGTATTTGTGA
- a CDS encoding tryptophan-rich sensory protein, with amino-acid sequence MNTYNWYSQLIKPTWAPPSWLFGPVWTVLYAIIAVSFGTVFYRVFTKQIPWVVALPFALNLLFNFAFTPIQFGLKNNLLAAVDILFVVGTLIWAFYTVWHNVPELRWVVYVNIPYLLWGTFATCLQLTITYLNK; translated from the coding sequence ATGAATACATACAACTGGTATTCACAATTAATAAAACCAACATGGGCTCCGCCGAGCTGGCTCTTTGGACCAGTGTGGACAGTTTTGTATGCGATTATTGCCGTCTCCTTTGGCACTGTTTTTTATAGGGTGTTCACCAAGCAGATTCCTTGGGTTGTGGCTTTGCCTTTTGCACTCAATTTACTTTTTAATTTTGCTTTCACGCCAATTCAATTCGGACTCAAAAATAACCTACTAGCGGCAGTGGATATCTTGTTCGTTGTTGGTACCCTTATCTGGGCATTCTATACAGTTTGGCACAATGTACCTGAACTCCGTTGGGTAGTCTATGTCAACATCCCGTATCTTCTCTGGGGCACCTTTGCCACTTGTTTACAATTAACTATAACGTATCTCAATAAATAG
- a CDS encoding pyrimidine dimer DNA glycosylase produces MRVWDIHPKHLCRKHLLAEHRELHGLWNILTKHKGKGGYSRHPETLRWVGKEKALYLRHEALVKEFDRRGYKHHTPLNKQFAIGSSSQSVFIDTLDEQRVILKQKPCECLCMFEGDVLKNGRTKSVFR; encoded by the coding sequence ATGCGTGTATGGGATATACATCCGAAACATTTGTGTCGGAAGCACTTGCTCGCGGAGCATAGAGAACTCCATGGACTTTGGAATATTCTGACCAAGCATAAAGGCAAGGGTGGATATTCTAGACATCCGGAGACTTTGCGCTGGGTTGGCAAAGAAAAGGCACTCTACTTGAGACACGAAGCGCTTGTAAAAGAATTTGATCGTCGCGGATACAAGCATCACACCCCGCTTAATAAGCAATTTGCTATTGGTTCTAGTAGCCAGAGCGTGTTTATTGATACCTTAGATGAACAAAGAGTTATTCTTAAGCAGAAACCTTGCGAATGTCTGTGTATGTTTGAAGGCGACGTGCTCAAAAATGGTAGGACAAAATCTGTTTTCAGATAG